The Aureimonas mangrovi genome includes a region encoding these proteins:
- a CDS encoding GNAT family N-acetyltransferase, which yields MSLDYEPRPFPPAEPVTGREVTLEPIVDGRRFAELYEMSADRAFDPAWDYLAIGPFDRLESFEAGAGPVLLAPDARFFAVVNAQTGKAEGFLSLMRIDRANGVVEIGNILFGPALQRTRRATEVFFRVFAHVFDDLGYRRLEWKCNDRNAPSKRAAERLGFTWEGLFRQHMIVKGENRDTAWFSLLDREWPHCRVAFEAWLADANFDEHGRQRSALVELRP from the coding sequence ATGAGCCTCGACTACGAACCTCGCCCCTTTCCGCCGGCCGAGCCGGTCACCGGGCGCGAGGTGACGCTGGAGCCGATCGTCGACGGCCGGCGCTTCGCGGAACTCTATGAAATGTCCGCCGATCGCGCCTTCGACCCCGCCTGGGACTATCTGGCGATCGGACCGTTCGACAGGCTCGAGTCCTTCGAGGCGGGGGCGGGCCCTGTCCTGCTCGCGCCCGACGCACGCTTCTTCGCCGTCGTGAACGCACAGACCGGCAAGGCGGAGGGATTTCTCTCGCTGATGCGCATCGACCGTGCCAATGGGGTCGTCGAAATCGGCAACATCCTTTTCGGGCCGGCGCTCCAGCGCACGCGCCGCGCGACGGAGGTCTTCTTCCGCGTCTTCGCTCACGTCTTCGACGATCTCGGCTATCGGCGCCTGGAATGGAAGTGCAACGACCGCAACGCGCCCTCCAAGCGCGCGGCCGAGAGGCTGGGCTTCACGTGGGAAGGGCTGTTCCGCCAGCATATGATCGTGAAGGGCGAGAACCGCGACACGGCCTGGTTCTCGTTGCTCGACCGCGAATGGCCGCACTGCCGGGTTGCCTTCGAGGCATGGTTGGCGGACGCGAACTTCGACGAACATGGACGCCAGCGCAGCGCGCTGGTGGAACTGCGGCCTTGA
- a CDS encoding WD40 repeat domain-containing protein, producing the protein MPQIAPYDYTAHVEAALFLKERPVFALADGTIRFPAGGETVLETHEGGLLTARLDPFSPRLLSGGEDGRCVATDASGTQSTLAEIGRKWVSAVAGGPKGAAAFASGRTAYVVDGKGAPRELVHARSVEDIAFAPKGLRLASARYDGASLFFPLTDAAPQELEWKGAHTGILFSPDGRFLVTVMQENALHGWRLEDGKHMRMTGYPAKVKSWSWSAKGKFLATSGAPAAILWPFTGRDGPMGKAPLELGTRGDTMVTAVACHPSDDVVAIGYQDGMILAVRFADQKEALLRRGGKSPVSAMGWDKDGRFLAFGTESGEAGVVDIAG; encoded by the coding sequence ATGCCGCAGATCGCACCTTACGACTACACGGCCCATGTCGAGGCGGCGCTGTTCCTGAAGGAGCGGCCCGTCTTCGCGCTTGCGGACGGCACGATCCGCTTTCCGGCCGGCGGCGAGACGGTTCTGGAGACGCACGAAGGCGGCCTGCTCACGGCCCGGCTCGATCCGTTCTCCCCGCGCCTCCTTTCCGGCGGGGAGGACGGGCGCTGTGTGGCCACCGACGCCTCCGGCACGCAATCGACCCTTGCCGAGATCGGCCGCAAATGGGTGAGCGCGGTCGCTGGCGGGCCGAAGGGCGCCGCCGCCTTCGCCTCCGGCCGCACGGCCTATGTGGTGGACGGCAAGGGCGCGCCGCGCGAACTCGTCCATGCGCGCAGCGTCGAGGACATCGCCTTCGCGCCGAAGGGGCTGCGGCTTGCGAGCGCGCGCTACGATGGCGCCTCGCTGTTCTTTCCCCTCACCGATGCCGCGCCGCAGGAGCTGGAGTGGAAGGGCGCTCACACCGGCATCCTCTTCTCCCCCGACGGGCGCTTCCTCGTCACCGTCATGCAGGAGAACGCCCTGCACGGATGGCGGCTGGAGGACGGCAAGCACATGCGCATGACCGGCTATCCGGCCAAGGTGAAGAGCTGGTCGTGGTCGGCCAAGGGCAAGTTCCTCGCCACCTCCGGCGCGCCCGCCGCCATCCTGTGGCCCTTCACCGGGCGCGACGGTCCGATGGGCAAGGCGCCGCTGGAACTCGGCACGCGGGGCGACACGATGGTCACGGCCGTCGCCTGCCATCCGAGCGACGACGTCGTCGCCATCGGCTACCAGGACGGCATGATCCTCGCCGTTCGCTTCGCCGACCAGAAGGAAGCGCTCCTGCGCCGGGGCGGCAAGTCCCCCGTGAGCGCGATGGGCTGGGACAAGGACGGCCGCTTCCTCGCCTTCGGCACGGAAAGCGGGGAAGCCGGCGTCGTCGACATCGCGGGCTGA
- a CDS encoding bifunctional 4-hydroxy-2-oxoglutarate aldolase/2-dehydro-3-deoxy-phosphogluconate aldolase has translation MAQKTQPLIDILSGQPVIPVVAVSSAGEGVELARALARGGLPAIEITLRTPAALDAIRAVSAEVPEAICGAGTILTPAQFAEVEAAGARFVVSPGATPALLDAADASPVPLLPGAASPSELMAMIARGYELLKFFPAEQLGGVPYLKALAPVFQNIRFCPTGGVSPKNVADYLALPNVVCVGGSWVAPKEALATGDFAAIEALAREASQMPRG, from the coding sequence ATGGCGCAGAAAACGCAACCGCTGATCGACATTCTCTCCGGCCAGCCGGTGATTCCCGTGGTCGCCGTGTCCAGCGCAGGCGAGGGGGTGGAACTTGCCCGCGCGCTTGCTCGCGGCGGTCTGCCGGCGATCGAGATCACGCTGCGCACGCCGGCCGCGCTCGATGCGATTCGCGCGGTCAGCGCCGAGGTGCCCGAGGCCATCTGCGGCGCGGGCACGATCCTCACGCCGGCCCAGTTCGCCGAGGTCGAGGCGGCCGGTGCGCGCTTCGTCGTTTCGCCGGGCGCGACGCCAGCGCTTCTAGATGCGGCGGACGCCTCGCCGGTGCCGCTGCTGCCGGGCGCGGCGAGCCCTAGCGAGCTGATGGCGATGATCGCGCGCGGTTACGAGCTGTTGAAGTTCTTCCCCGCCGAACAGCTCGGCGGCGTGCCCTATCTCAAGGCGCTGGCGCCGGTGTTCCAGAACATCCGCTTCTGCCCGACGGGCGGCGTCTCGCCGAAGAACGTCGCGGACTATCTTGCCCTGCCGAACGTCGTGTGCGTCGGCGGATCGTGGGTCGCGCCGAAAGAGGCGCTTGCGACAGGTGATTTCGCGGCCATCGAGGCGCTCGCGCGCGAAGCTTCCCAGATGCCGCGCGGGTGA
- a CDS encoding alpha,alpha-trehalose-phosphate synthase (UDP-forming): MTESMNRLVFVSNRVGPLGDEGKAGGLAVGLADALRRRGGLWFGWSGETSEEGLGGELRSETHDKTELVTVDMTEEEAQGFYLHYANRTLWPLLHYRLDIAEFDRDSDRTYRAVNHRFAQRLRPLLKDDDLVWVHDYHFFYLGAELREQGYTGRIGFFLHIPFCPPEILGALPASLDLVSAMLAYDVVGFQTETDRRNFVTYCVQELEAEELDDGLVRVGERLTKTATFPIGIDAEGFAEFARSAEAQEHQAMVQGMANGRAQIVGVDRMDYSKGIIQRFRGFEQLLEDYPETHGQVRFLQVAPVSRGQLDAYAELRVELEQLAGNINGRFATLDWAPMQILTRGFTRKALAGIYRASRVCMVTPLRDGMNLVAKEYVAAQDPEDPGVLILSRFAGAKAELGAALIVNPYSSDDVSRALHYALTMPLDERRRRHALMAEKVFQNTAARWCDGFLETLKAFDGGRHVDNPDDAILQKPWLWDKALRLLGAVRPG, encoded by the coding sequence ATGACTGAGTCCATGAACCGTCTCGTTTTTGTCTCGAACCGCGTCGGGCCGCTCGGAGACGAGGGCAAGGCTGGCGGCCTCGCTGTTGGCCTTGCCGATGCGCTGCGCAGGCGTGGCGGTCTCTGGTTCGGCTGGAGCGGAGAAACGAGCGAAGAGGGCCTCGGTGGCGAGCTTCGTTCGGAGACGCACGACAAGACCGAACTTGTCACGGTGGATATGACGGAGGAGGAGGCGCAGGGCTTCTACCTCCACTACGCCAACCGCACGCTCTGGCCGCTTCTGCACTACCGGCTGGACATCGCCGAGTTTGATCGGGACTCCGACCGCACCTATCGCGCGGTCAATCACCGCTTCGCGCAGCGTCTGCGCCCGCTCCTGAAGGACGACGACCTCGTCTGGGTCCACGACTACCACTTCTTCTATCTCGGCGCGGAGCTTCGCGAGCAGGGGTACACGGGCCGGATCGGCTTCTTCCTGCACATCCCCTTCTGCCCGCCGGAAATCCTCGGCGCGCTGCCGGCCTCGCTCGATCTCGTCTCCGCCATGCTCGCCTACGATGTCGTCGGCTTCCAGACCGAGACCGACCGACGCAACTTCGTGACCTACTGCGTGCAGGAGCTGGAGGCGGAAGAACTCGACGACGGCCTCGTGCGCGTCGGCGAGCGGCTGACCAAGACCGCGACCTTCCCGATCGGCATCGACGCCGAGGGCTTTGCCGAATTTGCCCGTTCGGCCGAAGCGCAGGAGCATCAGGCAATGGTGCAGGGCATGGCGAACGGGCGCGCGCAGATCGTCGGCGTCGACCGGATGGACTATTCCAAGGGCATCATTCAGCGCTTCCGCGGCTTCGAGCAGCTTCTGGAGGACTATCCCGAAACGCACGGCCAGGTGCGCTTCCTGCAGGTGGCGCCTGTCTCGCGCGGGCAGCTCGACGCCTACGCGGAACTGCGTGTCGAGCTTGAGCAGCTTGCCGGCAACATCAACGGGCGCTTCGCCACGCTGGACTGGGCGCCGATGCAGATCCTGACGCGCGGCTTCACCCGAAAGGCGCTGGCCGGCATCTACCGCGCATCCCGCGTCTGCATGGTCACGCCGCTGCGCGACGGCATGAACCTCGTCGCCAAAGAGTATGTGGCCGCGCAGGATCCGGAGGATCCCGGCGTCCTCATCCTGTCGCGCTTCGCCGGCGCGAAGGCCGAACTCGGCGCGGCGCTGATCGTCAACCCGTACTCATCCGACGACGTGTCGCGCGCGCTCCACTACGCGCTGACCATGCCGCTCGACGAGCGCCGCCGCCGGCACGCGCTGATGGCCGAGAAGGTCTTTCAGAACACGGCCGCGCGCTGGTGCGACGGGTTCCTCGAGACGCTCAAGGCCTTCGATGGCGGGCGACATGTCGACAACCCGGACGATGCCATTTTGCAGAAGCCCTGGCTGTGGGATAAGGCGCTGAGACTGTTGGGCGCCGTGCGCCCTGGATAG
- a CDS encoding alpha/beta hydrolase — protein MRLARAREEGGRRWRPLAGLVTTSLFLSACAAGALNAITPRSGYSLTGDIAYGEGERRRYDLYVPDGVASDTPVVVFFHGGSWDSGSKDIYRFVGQSLTAYGFIVAVPEYRLYPEVVFPGFVEDGAAAVARIDATMREGGNGVPAGDHPLVLMGHSAGAEIAGLLAFDERYLRSTGYDPARLRGFVGLAGPYDFLPLTEERYKRVFPEATRDESQPINFVDGTEAPAFLVHGLADTTVDPENTRSMAGRIETAGGRVETRFYEGLDHIGPITSFATALRLGRPEIRAEVASFIRETSR, from the coding sequence GTGAGGCTCGCGCGGGCGCGCGAAGAGGGTGGGCGACGGTGGCGGCCGCTGGCCGGGCTCGTCACCACTTCGCTCTTCCTCTCCGCCTGCGCGGCCGGCGCGCTGAACGCCATCACCCCGCGCAGCGGCTACTCGCTGACCGGCGACATCGCCTATGGCGAGGGCGAGCGGCGGCGTTACGATCTCTACGTGCCGGACGGCGTCGCGTCCGATACTCCGGTGGTTGTCTTCTTTCACGGTGGAAGCTGGGATTCCGGATCCAAGGACATCTACCGCTTTGTCGGCCAGTCGCTGACTGCCTACGGCTTCATTGTCGCCGTTCCCGAGTACCGGCTCTATCCCGAAGTCGTCTTCCCCGGCTTCGTGGAAGACGGTGCGGCGGCTGTTGCCCGCATCGACGCCACCATGCGCGAGGGTGGAAACGGCGTGCCCGCCGGCGATCATCCGCTGGTGCTGATGGGGCATTCGGCGGGTGCCGAAATCGCCGGGCTTCTGGCCTTCGACGAACGCTATCTGCGCAGCACGGGCTACGATCCCGCTCGCCTTCGCGGCTTCGTCGGCCTTGCCGGTCCCTACGATTTCCTGCCGCTGACGGAGGAGCGCTACAAGCGCGTCTTTCCCGAGGCGACGCGCGACGAGAGCCAGCCGATCAACTTCGTCGACGGTACGGAGGCACCGGCCTTCCTCGTTCACGGCCTCGCCGACACGACGGTCGATCCGGAGAACACCCGCTCGATGGCGGGACGGATCGAGACTGCGGGCGGGCGCGTCGAGACGCGCTTCTACGAAGGGCTCGATCACATCGGGCCCATCACCTCCTTCGCAACGGCGCTGCGCCTCGGCCGGCCGGAAATCCGCGCCGAGGTGGCAAGCTTCATCAGGGAGACGTCACGATGA
- a CDS encoding CobW family GTP-binding protein, translating into MSATQTANPAAEAPIPVTVLTGYLGAGKTTLLNRILSGDHGKRYAVIVNEFGEIGIDNDLIVETDEEIYEMNNGCVCCTVRGDLVRVVEGLTKRKGRFDAIIVETTGLADPVPVAQTFFMDDDVRAKTQLDAVVALVDAKHLPLRLKDSREAEDQIAFADVVLINKTDLVTPQELASVEATVRAINPQAVIHRTERSEIDLKRVLGQGAFDLARVLDEDPEFLNEAHAAHDEHVCGPDCDHDHHHHHGHDHDHHHHDHDHDHHGEAAPIHDVTVTSVSLSGGEIDKNRFFPWIQTLTQTEGPNILRLKGILAIEGDPDRYVLQGVHMIVEGDHQRAWREDEARVSRLVFIGRDLDRKALEAGFEACMAKAGVPA; encoded by the coding sequence ATGTCCGCCACGCAGACCGCCAATCCGGCCGCAGAGGCCCCGATCCCCGTGACCGTGCTCACCGGGTATCTGGGCGCCGGCAAAACGACCCTCCTCAACCGCATCCTGTCGGGCGATCACGGCAAGCGCTACGCCGTCATCGTCAACGAGTTCGGCGAGATCGGCATCGACAACGACCTCATCGTCGAGACCGACGAAGAGATCTACGAGATGAACAATGGCTGCGTGTGCTGCACGGTGCGCGGCGATCTCGTGCGCGTCGTGGAGGGCCTGACCAAGCGCAAGGGACGGTTCGACGCCATCATCGTCGAAACCACCGGCCTCGCCGATCCGGTGCCCGTCGCGCAGACCTTCTTCATGGACGACGACGTGCGGGCAAAGACGCAGCTCGATGCCGTGGTCGCGCTCGTCGATGCCAAGCACCTTCCGCTCCGCCTGAAGGATTCGCGCGAGGCCGAGGACCAGATCGCCTTCGCCGACGTCGTCCTGATCAACAAGACCGACCTCGTCACCCCGCAGGAACTGGCGAGCGTCGAGGCGACGGTGCGCGCGATCAATCCGCAGGCCGTCATTCACCGGACCGAGCGCTCCGAGATCGACCTGAAGCGCGTTCTCGGGCAGGGCGCCTTCGATCTCGCGCGGGTTCTGGACGAGGATCCGGAGTTCCTGAACGAGGCGCACGCGGCCCATGACGAGCATGTCTGCGGGCCGGATTGCGACCACGATCACCACCACCATCACGGCCACGATCACGATCATCACCACCACGATCATGACCACGACCATCACGGCGAGGCGGCGCCGATCCACGACGTGACGGTGACCTCGGTGTCGTTGTCGGGCGGGGAGATCGACAAGAATCGCTTCTTCCCGTGGATCCAGACGCTGACCCAGACCGAAGGGCCGAACATCCTGCGCCTGAAGGGCATTCTCGCCATCGAGGGCGATCCCGACCGTTACGTGCTTCAGGGCGTGCACATGATCGTCGAGGGCGACCACCAGCGCGCCTGGCGCGAGGACGAGGCTCGCGTGAGCCGGCTCGTCTTCATCGGGCGCGATCTCGATCGCAAGGCGCTCGAAGCGGGCTTCGAGGCCTGCATGGCGAAGGCGGGCGTGCCCGCCTGA
- a CDS encoding N-acetylmuramidase domain-containing protein produces MKIADDVLQAARSTGEAEGVSPAVLIAVAWVETRAQAFAPVGRRREPLIRFEGHYFDRLLAPGPRTVARTAGLAHPSAGRVRNPSGQAARWAMIERAAAIDRRAAWQSTSWGLGQVMGEHWRRLGYASVEALAKEARGSIEGQFRLMARFLRVGALSRLLPAGDVKGFARRYNGPAYARNGYDTKIAGAFAEAQRLLGDIPDLALGARGAAVTSLQRALAAAGHPLAVDGIFGPKTQAALRKFQVQAGLAASGVLDGPTRVRMAAAA; encoded by the coding sequence ATGAAGATTGCCGACGACGTCCTGCAAGCCGCGCGCAGCACCGGTGAGGCCGAAGGCGTCTCGCCCGCCGTGCTCATTGCCGTCGCGTGGGTGGAGACGAGAGCGCAGGCCTTCGCGCCGGTCGGCCGGCGTCGCGAGCCGCTGATCCGCTTCGAAGGTCACTATTTCGATCGCCTCCTCGCGCCCGGGCCGAGAACCGTCGCGCGCACGGCCGGACTCGCGCATCCATCCGCCGGGCGGGTGCGCAATCCGTCCGGACAGGCCGCGCGCTGGGCGATGATCGAAAGGGCCGCCGCCATCGATCGCCGGGCGGCCTGGCAATCGACCTCCTGGGGGCTCGGTCAGGTGATGGGCGAGCATTGGCGGCGGCTCGGTTATGCGAGCGTCGAAGCGCTTGCCAAAGAGGCACGAGGATCGATCGAAGGGCAGTTTCGCCTGATGGCGCGGTTTCTCCGCGTTGGCGCGCTCTCGCGGCTCCTGCCGGCCGGAGACGTCAAGGGTTTCGCACGGCGCTACAACGGACCCGCCTATGCCCGCAACGGCTACGACACGAAGATCGCAGGGGCTTTTGCAGAGGCTCAGCGCCTCCTGGGCGATATCCCTGATCTCGCCCTGGGCGCCCGTGGTGCGGCCGTGACGAGCCTCCAGCGCGCGCTCGCCGCCGCCGGCCATCCGCTCGCCGTCGACGGCATCTTCGGCCCGAAGACGCAGGCCGCCTTGCGGAAGTTTCAGGTGCAGGCGGGGCTTGCGGCGAGCGGTGTCCTCGACGGGCCGACGCGCGTGCGCATGGCCGCGGCCGCCTGA
- the otsB gene encoding trehalose-phosphatase: MPIPQPIDPTADALFLDFDGTLVRFVDDPQAVAIDRHALDTLLMLKEQLSGALAIVSGRRIADLDRFLTPLSFAAAGVHGLETRSAPGAPVESSAGPRTLDGVRASLEKAVAAQPALKLEDKGTALVLHYRERPDLEAEARAIMAAAVAGRGDLSVMHGNRIVEVHPAGMDKGNAVRRLMEAAPFAGRRPVYVGDDTTDEFAMRVVAEMGGLAVKVGDGETAANARLDDVGAVHRWLAGALPLSSPASVADNSMKSASHD; this comes from the coding sequence ATGCCGATACCACAACCGATCGACCCGACCGCCGACGCCCTTTTCCTCGACTTCGACGGAACGCTCGTGCGCTTCGTCGATGACCCGCAGGCCGTTGCGATCGATCGCCACGCGCTCGACACGCTCCTGATGCTGAAGGAGCAGCTGTCGGGCGCGCTGGCCATTGTCAGCGGCCGGCGGATCGCCGATCTCGACCGTTTCCTGACGCCGCTGTCCTTCGCGGCAGCCGGCGTGCACGGCCTCGAGACTCGTTCCGCGCCCGGCGCGCCGGTCGAGAGTTCGGCCGGGCCGCGGACGCTCGACGGCGTGCGCGCCTCGCTCGAAAAGGCGGTCGCCGCCCAGCCCGCACTCAAGCTGGAAGACAAGGGCACCGCGCTCGTCCTGCATTACCGTGAGCGCCCCGATCTGGAGGCGGAGGCGCGGGCCATCATGGCGGCCGCCGTTGCCGGACGCGGTGATCTGTCCGTGATGCACGGCAACCGCATCGTCGAGGTGCACCCGGCCGGCATGGACAAGGGCAACGCCGTGCGCAGGCTGATGGAAGCAGCGCCCTTTGCGGGCCGGCGTCCCGTCTATGTGGGTGATGACACGACCGACGAATTCGCCATGCGCGTCGTGGCCGAAATGGGCGGCCTCGCCGTCAAGGTCGGGGACGGGGAGACGGCGGCCAACGCGCGGCTCGACGACGTCGGGGCGGTGCATCGCTGGCTTGCCGGGGCGCTTCCCCTCTCGTCTCCTGCGTCGGTGGCCGACAATTCGATGAAGAGCGCATCGCATGACTGA
- a CDS encoding LacI family DNA-binding transcriptional regulator encodes MAQKVKLSTIAETLGLSTATVSLALRDSPLVAEVTRERIKEEARASGYIYNRRAASLRTSKSGIVGVCVADIMNPFFGEILKSVENELDRHRQTFVLCNHYDDLAKQRSFVDTMLQLGADGLIMSPSIGTPASDIHLAEENDLPVTLIARTIEGSGVRSFHGDDSYGMRLAVGHLIEGGHTRIAMVGGTDLTSTGRERERGYCEALENAGLPFREEWRLKGPRDRHSGFDAAERFAALPDRPTAVACFSDLVALGFMYGLARHGLRPGVDVAVTGYDDIDEAAIAMPSLTTVANGQSEVGRQAAEALAARLSGTPAVESVELITPQLKIRQSSRFGPHGTGKGKDPA; translated from the coding sequence GTGGCCCAGAAGGTCAAACTTTCGACGATTGCGGAAACGCTCGGGCTTTCCACCGCGACCGTCTCTCTGGCCCTGCGCGACTCGCCGCTCGTCGCCGAGGTGACGCGCGAGCGCATCAAGGAGGAGGCGCGCGCTTCCGGCTATATCTACAACCGGCGCGCCGCGAGCCTTCGCACCTCCAAGTCCGGGATCGTCGGCGTGTGCGTCGCCGACATCATGAACCCCTTCTTCGGCGAGATCCTCAAATCGGTCGAGAACGAGCTCGACCGGCACCGCCAGACCTTCGTCCTGTGCAACCACTACGACGATCTCGCTAAGCAGCGCTCCTTCGTGGACACGATGCTGCAACTCGGCGCCGACGGTCTGATCATGTCGCCCTCGATCGGCACGCCGGCCTCCGACATCCATCTCGCCGAAGAGAACGACCTGCCGGTGACGCTGATCGCGCGCACGATCGAGGGTTCGGGCGTGCGCTCCTTCCACGGCGACGATTCCTACGGAATGCGGCTGGCCGTCGGGCACCTGATCGAGGGCGGGCACACCCGCATCGCGATGGTCGGCGGCACGGATCTGACGTCCACCGGGCGCGAGCGCGAGCGCGGCTATTGCGAGGCGCTGGAGAACGCCGGCCTGCCCTTCCGCGAGGAATGGCGCCTGAAGGGCCCGCGCGACCGCCATTCGGGCTTCGATGCGGCCGAACGCTTCGCGGCCCTGCCCGATCGGCCGACAGCCGTCGCCTGCTTTTCCGACCTCGTGGCGCTCGGCTTCATGTATGGTCTTGCGCGCCACGGGCTGAGGCCCGGCGTCGACGTCGCCGTCACCGGCTATGACGACATCGACGAGGCGGCCATCGCCATGCCTTCGCTGACGACGGTCGCCAACGGCCAGAGCGAGGTCGGCCGCCAGGCCGCCGAAGCCCTCGCCGCACGGCTCTCGGGCACGCCGGCCGTGGAGTCCGTCGAACTCATCACCCCTCAGTTGAAGATCCGCCAGTCGAGCCGCTTCGGCCCGCACGGCACAGGAAAAGGAAAAGATCCCGCGTGA
- a CDS encoding 2-hydroxyacid dehydrogenase has product MTDLKATKILVPGSINPDTFETLKATFDVRHLPSRNIADLPEEERPAILGVAGFNNVPAKLMDALPNLEIVANFGVGYDGVDANHAASKGIMVTNTPDVLTEEVADTALGLTLMTLRDLGRAEQYLRAGRWESDGPFPLTQTTLRGRTAGIMGLGRIGLAIATRLEAFGVRVAYHNRTKRDDVAYAYHDTLKSLAEAVDLLVIAAPGGASTDKAVDAEVLKALGPKGVLINIGRGTTVDEEALIVALKDGTIQAAGLDVFEKEPKVPQGLLDAPNAVLLPHVASASRHTRKAMGDLLVENLKLWFSGQDVVTPVAEVTRTGLKRRG; this is encoded by the coding sequence GTGACCGATCTCAAGGCGACCAAGATCCTCGTTCCCGGCAGCATCAATCCCGACACGTTCGAGACGCTGAAGGCGACCTTCGACGTGCGGCATCTGCCGAGCCGCAACATTGCGGATCTGCCGGAAGAAGAGCGGCCGGCCATCCTCGGCGTCGCCGGCTTCAACAACGTTCCCGCCAAGCTGATGGACGCGCTTCCGAACCTTGAGATCGTCGCCAATTTCGGCGTCGGCTACGACGGCGTCGATGCCAATCATGCTGCCTCGAAGGGCATTATGGTGACGAACACGCCGGACGTCCTGACCGAGGAGGTCGCCGATACCGCCCTCGGCCTGACACTGATGACGCTGCGCGACCTCGGCCGGGCCGAGCAGTATCTGCGCGCCGGCCGCTGGGAGAGCGATGGCCCCTTCCCGCTGACGCAGACGACCCTGCGCGGTCGCACGGCCGGCATCATGGGCCTCGGCCGCATCGGCCTCGCCATCGCCACGCGCCTAGAGGCGTTCGGCGTGAGGGTCGCCTACCACAACCGGACGAAGCGCGACGACGTCGCCTATGCCTATCACGACACGCTGAAGAGTCTGGCGGAGGCCGTCGATCTCCTCGTCATCGCCGCGCCCGGCGGCGCTTCGACCGACAAGGCGGTGGACGCGGAGGTCCTCAAGGCGCTCGGGCCGAAGGGTGTCCTGATCAACATCGGCCGCGGCACAACGGTGGACGAGGAGGCGCTGATCGTCGCGCTCAAGGACGGCACGATCCAGGCGGCCGGCCTCGACGTTTTCGAGAAGGAACCCAAGGTGCCGCAGGGCCTCCTCGACGCCCCCAACGCCGTCCTTCTCCCGCACGTCGCCTCCGCTTCGCGTCACACCCGCAAGGCGATGGGTGATCTGCTTGTCGAGAACCTCAAGCTCTGGTTCTCGGGGCAGGACGTTGTCACGCCGGTGGCGGAAGTGACCCGCACCGGATTGAAACGGCGCGGGTGA